A genome region from Camelina sativa cultivar DH55 chromosome 10, Cs, whole genome shotgun sequence includes the following:
- the LOC104719828 gene encoding 6-phosphogluconate dehydrogenase, decarboxylating 2, chloroplastic, with amino-acid sequence MESVALSRIGLAGLAVMGQNLALNIAEKGFPISVYNRTTSKVDETLDRASDEGKLPVAGQYSPRDFVLSIQRPRSVIILVKAGAPVDQTISALSEYMEPGDCIIDGGNEWYQNTERRIVEAEKKGLLYLGMGVSGGEEGARNGPSLMPGGSFTAYNNVKDILEKVAAQVEDGPCVTYIGEGGSGNFVKMVHNGIEYGDMQLISEAYDVLKNVGGLSNDELADIFTEWNRGELESFLVEITSDIFRVKDDYGDGELVDKILDKTGMKGTGKWTVQQAAELSVAAPTIAASLDCRYLSGLKDERENAAKVLEEAGLKEDLSSASRGVDKKRLIDDVRQALYASKICSYAQGMNLLRAKSLEKGWDLNLGEMARIWKGGCIIRAVFLDRIKKAYQRNPNLASLVVDPDFAKEMVQRQAAWRRVVGLAISAGISTPGMCASLAYFDTYRRARLPANLVQAQRDLFGAHTYERTDRPGAYHTEWAKLARKSH; translated from the coding sequence ATGGAGTCCGTCGCTCTATCTCGCATCGGTCTCGCCGGTCTCGCAGTCATGGGACAAAACCTCGCCTTAAACATCGCCGAGAAAGGATTCCCGATCTCAGTCTACAATCGAACCACTTCCAAAGTCGACGAAACCTTAGATCGTGCCTCCGATGAAGGAAAGCTCCCAGTCGCCGGTCAATACTCTCCTCGCGATTTCGTTCTCTCGATCCAACGACCTAGATCCGTCATCATCCTCGTCAAAGCCGGTGCTCCCGTTGACCAAACTATCTCAGCACTCTCCGAGTACATGGAGCCTGGTGATTGCATCATTGACGGTGGTAATGAGTGGTATCAGAACACAGAACGACGAATCGttgaagctgagaagaaagGATTGCTTTATTTAGGTATGGGAGTATCTGGTGGTGAAGAAGGAGCTCGTAACGGTCCTTCGCTTATGCCAGGTGGATCCTTCACTGCTTATAACAATGTTAAGGATATTCTTGAGAAAGTTGCTGCTCAGGTTGAGGATGGTCCTTGTGTCACTTACATTGGAGAAGGTGGATCTGGGAATTTTGTGAAAATGGTTCATAATGGGATTGAGTATGGTGATATGCAGCTGATTTCGGAGGCTTACGATGTGTTGAAGAACGTTGGTGGGTTGAGTAACGATGAGTTGGCTGACATCTTTACGGAGTGGAATCGAGGTGAGCTTGAGAGTTTCTTGGTTGAGATTACTTCGGATATATTTAGGGTTAAGGATGATTATGGTGATGGAGAGTTAGTGGATAAGATTTTGGATAAGACTGGTATGAAAGGTACTGGTAAATGGACGGTTCAGCAGGCGGCTGAGCTTTCTGTTGCGGCGCCTACTATTGCTGCGTCGTTGGATTGTAGGTACTTGAGTGGATTGAAGGATGAGAGGGAGAATGCTGCTAAAGTGTTGGAAGAAGCTGGATTGAAGGAGGATCTTAGTTCTGCGTCTCGTGGAGTTGATAAGAAGAGGTTGATTGATGATGTGAGGCAAGCTTTGTATGCTTCTAAAATCTGTAGTTATGCTCAAGGGATGAATTTGCTTAGGGCTAAGAGTTTAGAGAAAGGGTGGGACTTGAATTTGGGTGAAATGGCTAGGATCTGGAAAGGCGGGTGTATCATCAGGGCGGTTTTCTTGGACAGGATCAAGAAAGCTTACCAGAGAAACCCGAATTTGGCAAGCTTAGTGGTTGATCCTGATTTTGCTAAAGAGATGGTACAGAGACAAGCTGCGTGGAGGAGAGTGGTGGGTTTGGCCATCTCTGCTGGGATTAGCACACCAGGAATGTGTGCAAGTTTAGCGTACTTTGACACTTACAGGCGTGCTAGATTACCTGCGAATCTGGTTCAGGCGCAGAGAGATCTCTTTGGAGCTCATACATATGAGAGAACCGATCGTCCTGGTGCGTACCACACTGAATGGGCAAAGCTTGCAAGGAAGAGCCATTAG